In Nocardia sp. NBC_00403, the DNA window GAGGCCTATGCCTTCCTGGTCGACCTCGGTGGGCTCGAGCTGGACCGCGGCGATGTCGAGGACCTCACCGAATCGACCGAGGGCTGGGTCGCAGCGCTGCAGCTCGCCGCGCTGTCATTGCGCGGCAGTGACGATCCCGGCGCACTGATCGCTCACCTGACCGGACGACACCATGCCATCAGCGAATTCCTTGCCGAGAACGTCCTGGACACCCTCGAACCGGGGACGCTCGATTTCATGGTGGCGACCTCGATCACCGAACGCATCTGTGGCGAGCTGGCCGCGGCGCTCACCGGCGTCGCCGACGGACAGGCGTTGCTGGAGCGGATCGAGCAGCAGGACCTGTTCCTGCGCAGGCTCGACGACGAGCAGTGGTTCCGATACCACCACCTGTTCCAGGAATTCTTGCGGCAGCGGCTGGAACGCGATCGGCCGGAACGGATTACGCAGCTGCACCGCGCGGCGTCGCAATGGTTCGCCGAGCACCGGCAGGTGAGCGAAGCGGTCGACCACGCGCTGCTGGCCGGTGACGAGCTGCGCGCTGTGGAGATCGTCGAAACGGACGGGATGTCACTGCTCGAGTACGGGCAGTTCGCCAGCCTCATCGGGCTGGTCGGCAAACTACCCGCGACAACCATCGAGACTCATCCTCGACTGCAGCTGGATCTGGCATGGGCGAACATCCTGTTGCACCGCGCCGCAGCCGCGGAACGGGCACTGCGGCTTGCGGAGTCGAGGTTGGACAGCGCGGGCCTCGACGAGACCGTGACCGCGAATCTGCGCGCCGAAGCGGGTGTTGTGCATGCGGTGGTGACGGTGCGCGCGGATGTGCTGGCCGGTGTCGACGACATGCTGCGGCCGTGCCTGGCCCGTGCGGACGAGATGTCACCGTACGTCGTGGCCATCGCCGCGAACGTCGCGTCCTTCGCGGCAGGCTATCGCTTCGACTTCGATGAGGCGGTGCGTATTCAGGAGTGGTCCGCACCGTACATGCGGCAGAACAAGGGCTACTACAACAATGTGAACGGGTTGTGTTTTCTCGGACTCGCCGCCAGCCTGCGGCTCGACATCGCCCATGCGGAACAGTATTTCCGGCGGGCGATGAAGGTGGCCAAACAGTCCGGCGGCAGCCACTCCTACGGCGCGCGCCTGGCCGGATCGCTGCTGGGCGAGCTGCTCTACGAGCGCGGCGAGATCATGGAGGCGGAACGGCTGCTCGACGAAGGCTACAAGTTGGGGCCGGAGGCGGGTGTCGTCGATTTCAAGCTGGCCCGCTACGTGGTCGGCGCCCGCATCAAGGCGTTGCTCGGCGACCGGGCTGCCGCGATCCGCAGGTTGAACGAGGGCGCCCGTGTCGCACGGTCGATGTCGTTGCCGCGGTTGCGCGCCGAGGTCGAGAACGAGCGGTTGCGGCTCGGGTTGCCGCCGAACCCCGACACCGGTCCGCTGCCGGTGGTCGACTACGCCGACCGTCGTACCCCCGCCGACCCGATCGACGAATTCACCGTGCTGTACGAGGAATTCACTGCGATCCGGCTGCTGCTGACCGAAGATTCGCTGGAGCGGACCGAGCTCGCCTGCGCGTGGGCGCAGGAATGGGTGGACCGGCTCGAAGCGGTCGATCGTCCCCGAGAACTGTTGAAGGCGCGCCGATTACTTGTCGCCTGCCTGGCCGCCGCCGGCCGGACCGATGCGGCGAAGGCGTTGCTGGCCACCGTCACCGCCCAATGCGCCGAGCTCGGCTCGGTCCGCTACCTACTCGACGGGGGACCCTATGTGCTGTCGATGCTGGCGGAGCTGCGGGAGGAGCAGACCGCGGGTCGCTGGCAGCCCGGCTGGCCGGACGTGCCCGAGCCGTTCTTGCTCAGGTTGGTCAATGCCGATGCGGCACAAACGATCTGATGCCACGACTTCCGAGATTATTGCGGGTCGGGTCGGGTCGGGTCGCGCTGTGCGCTGTGCCGTCAACTCTTTCTCGCGATGTAATAGCTGTTGAAGATATCGGCGTCGATGTGTTCGATGTCCACCGAACCGAACCCCGCTTCCCGCAGCATCCGGGTGGCGACCTGCTCACCCCACATCGTCCCGAGCCCTTCTCCGCCGAGCGCCAGCGACACGGTCATGCAGTGCATTGTCGAGATGGCGTACATACCCGGTCCGAGCGGGTGTTCCATATTCTCCTCGAGGTTGCTGGAGGCTCGAATATCCACCATCAGGAAGGTGCCGTCGTCTTTCAGCGCGGTAGCGACGCCGCGCAGCACCTCGGTCGGGTGGGCCTGATCATGGATCGTGTCGAACGCGGTGATCAGGTCGAATCTGTTGGAGGCGTCGAGATTTGTGACGTCGCGAACCTCGAAACTAGCGTTGGTGAGCCCCAAGGCCTGAGCCTCCGTGCGGCCGGCCGAAACACCCTCCTCGGAAAAGTCGTAGCCGACGAACCGGCTGGCGGGAAAGTGCCGGGCGAGCAGGTTGACGGCGTGTCCGCTGCCGCAGCCCACGTCGGCCACGTCGATGCCCTCGCGGAGCCGCTCGGGAAGTCCGGGGGCCAGGGCCATGGTGACGTCGATCAGCGCGACGTCGTGAATCGCCGCGCTCTCCTCCGCCATGACCTGCTGAAATCGGCCGTACTTCGAATAGGGGACACCGCCGCCGTGCCGGAAGCAGTCGACGATTTCGGGCTCGACGCTCGCGGCCAGCGGAATGTACTGCGTGAAGGCCGCGATATTGTCCGGACCCGCCGCTCTGGTCAGTGCGGCGGCGTGTGCGGGTGGTAGTGCGAACCTGCGATCGCCAGGGCGGTAGTCGACGATCTTGCCGACGGTGAGACCGGCCAACCATTCGCGCACATATCGCTCGTTCAAATTCGCGGCTCGGGCAATGTCGGCACTCGTCGCGGGCGGTAATCCGCTCATCGTGTCGAAGAGGCCGGTCTGGTGGCCGATGCTGATCAAGAGGGTCAGAAAGCCGTCATTGAGGATCTCCAGCATTCGCCCACCGAACGCCTCTGCGCGCGCGGCGAATTCCGGATCGGCATCTGGCGTGGGACTGGCCGGGGTGCGGATATGTGTGCTGTCCGACATGGCTACTCACCGCTTGGCGTGGTCGGCGACGCCCTGCCAGTCGACCACTCGACGTAGTTGAATGTGATGCGCATCACAGGCTACCTGTGGCGTGTGTCAGCTGCAAGATAGCTGAGGGTCGGCCGAAGGCGGCGGGTCGTGGCAGATGTCCACACGCGAACCGGATCAGTGCAGTTCCCAACTGTCGGCAGGACCGCGTCGCCGTCCCATCTGGCGCCGTCTGAAGAACACCTCTTCCACCGATACCGAGGGAATCTCGTTCGTCATTGCGGCCAGTCGGGTGTCGAGGTGTAGTTCGTGGATGCGCAATTCCAGGCCTGCGCGACGTTCCGGTGGCAACGTCGCCCAGACCGCTCCGATCTTGGCGTGCACCTCGGCATCGGCGGCCGCGAGTACCGGCAGCAGCATCGGCCACAGATTGGCTTCGGTGGCGATAGAGGGCAGCGCTGCCACGGCCTGGTCGGACATGTCCGCGAGCATTCGCGCGGTCCGTCGCTGGGCGTCGGCGTCGACGCGCCCGACCAGTTGGAACAGCCCACCCCAGATCGCGGGTTCGCTGCGGCCGTCGAGCTCTTTGATGATCGCGGCGAGCGCCGCCTCATTGCCGACGACAGGATTCGCGGCAATCCGATCCAGCGCGGTCGGGCTCGAGTGGCTGATGAACGTGAGCAGCTCCGGTATCGCACCCACGTGGATGGCGGTGACGATGAGGTTGCTGATCGATTCGGTGGATCCGATGGTGACCATGATGTCGCCGATCGCGGTGATCACGTCGTCGTCGCAGCGCGCGAAGGCCGAAAGCGCCGCGAGTTGGAGACTCGACGACCCGACGAGGACGGTGTGCACGATCCGCGGAATCCGCTGCCATTGACCAATGAGCAGCCTGCGCAGAATGGCGCTGATGCTCTCCGCCGAGAACGCGTACGCGGCGGAGAAGATCAGGCCCTCGTCGTCGTGCGCGCCTTGTTCGATGGCATCGATCAATGCTGGTGTCGCATAGGCAAGAAAGGGCCCGGCCGTGATGTAATCCCTGCGCCGCAGTACCTCGTTGAGTACATTCACGATCGGTTCGGGCGGTGCGACATCGGCGATCTGGCCGACGGTACGCGGATCCATGTACGGTGCGCAGTCCGCCGCGTAGGACGTGCCGAGCAAGGAGACCGTTTCGGCGGCTTTCTTCGGATACACGACGCCGATAGCGCCCGCGGCCCTGCCCGTCATCATCGGCGGCACGATCCGCTGCACCAGCGGCATCGAGATGCCGAGCGGAATGATCGGCACCAACTTGCTGATTCGGTGAAATGTCTCGGCGTGCTGATCGAAGACGATGCCTGCCATACGTTGCTGCAATTCGTGCAGATGCTCGGCGCCGAGGCGTTCCAAGTGCGCCAGTCGCTCCGCTGGGACGTGCAGTGTGCGCGCCAGCAGCATGATCTGGGCGCGAATTACCAGGTCGCTCATCAGTGGCGGCGGTCCCCGAACATAATCCGGCGCGCCGGTCCGCGCAGTGGCCGGGGCAGCGAGCCCACCACCTTATCGATGGACTGCGACAGTGCGTCTGCCTCGTGTTGCCTGGCCGCGCGGAACAACATGAGCAGGTCGGCGGCCTCCTGGTCGGAGAGTAGGTCGAGCGTCGCCAACGGCCCGCGTAGTTCGTGTTCGAGGTCGGTTCTGACGTTCATGCTGCTCCTCGTTGTGCATAGCCTCCGGCAGCCCGGATTACCCGCGGAGACCGTCGTTGAATCATAGGCGTGGCCACGGAGTCCATCGCGAGGTTTTCACATCGAGGCACCGGAATGGTTTCCGCGAGACGAGCTCTCGATCGTTGCCTGTCCTTCGGGGGAGCGAACCGACCGATCGCCTTGGCGCTTGTTCAGATGAAAGTAGGTGTGGCAGAACATCATTGGGCGTACGATTCTGTGTTCGCGACCAGGTTGCTGCCATTTAGTGACAATCAAATCATCTCTGCCCCAATAGATTTGGCGGACAGTCTCTATTTTACGGTAAAAAGACTTTGGAGTCCGGTAATGCCCAGAACAGTTCTTGTGCCAGGTCAGAACGCGAATTTCGGAGCGGGCGTGCTCGCAGGAGACTTAGTGGTCACCACACCGACAGCGGGGGCCTTTGCCGTCACGCTGGAGGGTGCGGCTCCGGTCGCGCACGCGCCCGGTGTCGCAGGCGGCGTGACGATCGCTGTCAACGGTTCGGCCGTCACGGTTGCCAATACCACGCCGGGTGTGGGCTCGCCTGCCGGGGACATCGTCCTGAACTGCTGACCGGCTGGTGCGCTACCGGCCAGGTGGTGCGGCTCCGGAGCGGGCCGCGCGGTGCGGCGCGGGTGACCGGACTGCGAGCAGATCGGTCACCTCGTCGACAGGCATGGGTCGATGGAACAGCCAGCCTTGGGCGGTGTCGCAGCCCAGATCGTGAAGTCGGCTGGCCTGATAGCTGGTCTCCACACATTCGGCGGTGACGGTGAATCCGAGGGCGTGACTGAGTTCGATGATCGATTCCAGTACCAGCACGTCGGAGGGGCTGGCCGCGTCGGGGGTTCGGATGCGGTGGACGAAGGGGCCCGCCAGTTTGATCACATCGAGCGGAAGTTGGCTGAGGTAGGCCAAATTGGAGTAGCCGGTGCCGAAATCATCGATCGCGATGTGGACACCCAGCGCGGCCAGCGTCCGCAGGGCTTGCAGTGGGCGTCCGCTGGTCTGCATGAAGGCCCGTTCGGTCAGCTCGAGTTGCAGGCTGTCGGGTGGGATGCCGGTGTCGGACAAGACATGTTGCACACGGTCCAGCCACGTGGGGTCGGAGACCTCGGCGGCCGAGACATTGACGCTGACGGTCGGCGTGCTGCCGGGGTAGCGGTCGTGCCAGTCGCGGCTGTCGCGGCAGGCCCGTTCGAGGACCAGCGCGCCCAGCGCGCCGATATGGCCGTTGTCTTCGGCGAGGTCGACGAACTGAGCCGGGGTGAGCACCCCTAGCACGGGATGTCGCCAGCGCACCAGGGCTTCCACCGCCACCATCTGCGCGTCGGCGAGGTCGACGATCGGCTGATAGTCGAGGAAGAGTTCGTCGCGGGTCAGCGCCGCGGGCATGGCAGCCGAGAGTTCGGTGCGGGTGTGCTCGCGCCTGCCCCGGTCGGCGTCGAAGATCACGTAGCGGCCGCGGCCTGCGGCCTTGGCCCAGTACATCGTCGTGTCGGCGGCCTGCAGGAGTTCGTCGGCGCTGGTGTGCTCGGTGCGGGCTGCCATCACGCCGATGCTCGCGGTGACGGTCAGGTGGTGGCCGTGGATGTCGAACGGTTGGGTGAAGACGTCGAGCACGGTCTCGGCGACCTCGCTCGCACCCGCGGATTGTGGGACCAGGATGACGAATTCGTCGCCGCCCATGCGAGCGACGAGCTGGCCGGGCCGGGTGGCGCAGGCGCTCAGGCGGGCGGCGGCCTGCACGAGTAGTGCGTCGCCGATCGCGTGTCCGAAGGTGTCGTTGACGATCTTGAAATGGTCGAGGTCGATGTAGCAGAGACCGAAGCTGCGGGTGGGGTCGGCGAACGCGGCGGTGAGGGCGTCGATGAAACGGGACCGGTTCGGCAGGCCGGTCAGTTGATCGTGGTGGGCCCGATAGTTCAGATGTTCCCGCAGTGCACGCCATTCGGAGATGTCCTCCACCAGCACCAGCGTGTACTGCGGGTCACCGTGCTCATCACGG includes these proteins:
- a CDS encoding protein kinase domain-containing protein — encoded protein: MAHIDPLSTQRGLTSGFAAELDAVGFAEAVEIGRGGFGVVYRCFQAELDREVAIKVLTAELESENLERFVREQLAMGKLSGHPNIVSVFEVGSTAAGRPYIVMPYHPHGSLDARIQDHGPLGWQDVLHVGVKIAGALETAHRRGMLHRDVKPGNILLNEYGEPQLADFGITRLVGGFETTAGTVTGSPAFTAPEVLQGRTPDATADIYSLASTLFCAGTGHAVFERRSGEQLVAQFLRITKQPIPDLSDAGLPADVTRAIERAMSRDIGERPTTAAEFGERLREIQARYGLAPDEMPIPLAAAEPVGHRQAATPTGTGRRRTSGRSSARATPPVPATRLRPPVPTRPLVGRARLIELLRAGRGRRLAVIHGPTGFGKTTLAAQWCEDLTADGVAVAWLTVDDDDNNVVWFLSHLIEAIRAVRPALAQELGELLEEHGDEAERYVLTSLINDIDRRGEQLTVVIDDWHRVLDPTTTGALRFLIESCSPALRTVVTSRNQTRLPMSSMRARDELVEIGTAALRFDVEEAYAFLVDLGGLELDRGDVEDLTESTEGWVAALQLAALSLRGSDDPGALIAHLTGRHHAISEFLAENVLDTLEPGTLDFMVATSITERICGELAAALTGVADGQALLERIEQQDLFLRRLDDEQWFRYHHLFQEFLRQRLERDRPERITQLHRAASQWFAEHRQVSEAVDHALLAGDELRAVEIVETDGMSLLEYGQFASLIGLVGKLPATTIETHPRLQLDLAWANILLHRAAAAERALRLAESRLDSAGLDETVTANLRAEAGVVHAVVTVRADVLAGVDDMLRPCLARADEMSPYVVAIAANVASFAAGYRFDFDEAVRIQEWSAPYMRQNKGYYNNVNGLCFLGLAASLRLDIAHAEQYFRRAMKVAKQSGGSHSYGARLAGSLLGELLYERGEIMEAERLLDEGYKLGPEAGVVDFKLARYVVGARIKALLGDRAAAIRRLNEGARVARSMSLPRLRAEVENERLRLGLPPNPDTGPLPVVDYADRRTPADPIDEFTVLYEEFTAIRLLLTEDSLERTELACAWAQEWVDRLEAVDRPRELLKARRLLVACLAAAGRTDAAKALLATVTAQCAELGSVRYLLDGGPYVLSMLAELREEQTAGRWQPGWPDVPEPFLLRLVNADAAQTI
- a CDS encoding putative bifunctional diguanylate cyclase/phosphodiesterase — protein: MGWDAGPGPDSDDPHALAGRWTAALTGGVRDHVVPMSAEETCALLARLAGEFEAIAGVPEPAARVAELGAELARSHFVGDEVLGRSIAVLGTHFGAAAVIPPDRLADMLAAFANGYVRAFRAWLLAEQESVRAAEIVARRSVEQQLRASEARFRAVFTQAGIGTGLSDLSGRIIEVNTAFATMLGYLPEEMRELSGTDLVHPSDDHGMWDLYLALLRGDHDNVQLEKAYLHRDGHTVWTNLNVSLIRDEHGDPQYTLVLVEDISEWRALREHLNYRAHHDQLTGLPNRSRFIDALTAAFADPTRSFGLCYIDLDHFKIVNDTFGHAIGDALLVQAAARLSACATRPGQLVARMGGDEFVILVPQSAGASEVAETVLDVFTQPFDIHGHHLTVTASIGVMAARTEHTSADELLQAADTTMYWAKAAGRGRYVIFDADRGRREHTRTELSAAMPAALTRDELFLDYQPIVDLADAQMVAVEALVRWRHPVLGVLTPAQFVDLAEDNGHIGALGALVLERACRDSRDWHDRYPGSTPTVSVNVSAAEVSDPTWLDRVQHVLSDTGIPPDSLQLELTERAFMQTSGRPLQALRTLAALGVHIAIDDFGTGYSNLAYLSQLPLDVIKLAGPFVHRIRTPDAASPSDVLVLESIIELSHALGFTVTAECVETSYQASRLHDLGCDTAQGWLFHRPMPVDEVTDLLAVRSPAPHRAARSGAAPPGR
- a CDS encoding class I SAM-dependent methyltransferase, which encodes MSDSTHIRTPASPTPDADPEFAARAEAFGGRMLEILNDGFLTLLISIGHQTGLFDTMSGLPPATSADIARAANLNERYVREWLAGLTVGKIVDYRPGDRRFALPPAHAAALTRAAGPDNIAAFTQYIPLAASVEPEIVDCFRHGGGVPYSKYGRFQQVMAEESAAIHDVALIDVTMALAPGLPERLREGIDVADVGCGSGHAVNLLARHFPASRFVGYDFSEEGVSAGRTEAQALGLTNASFEVRDVTNLDASNRFDLITAFDTIHDQAHPTEVLRGVATALKDDGTFLMVDIRASSNLEENMEHPLGPGMYAISTMHCMTVSLALGGEGLGTMWGEQVATRMLREAGFGSVDIEHIDADIFNSYYIARKS